In Streptomyces venezuelae, the sequence TCGCGCCGGAGCTGGATCCGGTGCGGGCGGATGCGGTGACGGAACTGGTGCGGATGTTGCTCGCGCCGGCGTGAGGGTGCCGGTGGCGGTGCCGGTGGTTGTGCCCGTGCCGTGGGTGCGGCGCCGTTGCCGGGGGCGCTGCCCCCGGACCCCCGCGCCTCAAACGCCGGCGGGGCTGGAAGAGAGCGCCTCAAACGCCGGCGGGGCTGGGTGGGTGCCTCAATCGCCGGCGGGCTGGTGGGGCGGTCGGGCTGGTGGGGTGGCCGGGCTGGTCGGGCTGGGATGGGTTGTGGTGACTGTGATCGGAGGAGGACGGGCAGATGAGCGGTACGGACGTGGTGGTGGAGGGGCAGGACGTCGCGGGCTCCGCCGGAGGCGAGCGGTTGCGGCGGTGGCGGATGGTGCTCGGCGGGGGCGAGGCTGATGGCACCGGGTGTGCGCTGACCGGGCGGGACGCGGCGATGGACGCCGCACTCGGCGCGCTGTACGGCGGGGGCGGCGAGGCGGGGTCCCGCAAGGCATCGGGGGCGCGGTCGGCCGGGCTCGGCGGGTCCGCGCCGAACGTGGCCCGCTGGCTCGGGGACATCCGTACGTACTTCCCGAGCTCCGTGGTCCAGGTCATGCAGCGCGATGCCATCGAGCGGCTGGGCCTGGCCGCCCTCCTGCTGGAACCGGAGATGCTGGAGGCCGTCGAACCCGACGTGCACCTCGTCGGCACGCTGCTCTCCCTGAACAAGGCGATGCCCGAGACGACCAAGGAGACGGCGCGGGCCGTGGTCCGCAAGGTGGTCGAGCAGTTGGAGAAGAAGCTCGCGGCGCGCACCCGGGCGACGCTGACCGGCGCCCTGGACCGGTCCGCACGGATCAGCCGTCCCCGCCACCACGACATCGACTGGGACCGCACGATCCGGGCCAATCTCAAGAACTACCTGCCCGAGTACCGCACCGTCGTCCCCGAGCGGCTGATCGGCTACGGCCGGGCGGCGCAATCGGTGAAGAAGGAGGTGATCCTCTGCATCGACCAGTCGGGTTCGATGGCGGCCTCCGTCGTCTACGCCTCCGTCTTCGGCGCCGTCCTCGCCTCGATGCGCTCGATCGCCACCCGTCTGGTCGTCTTCGACACCGCGATCGTCGACCTGACCGACCAGCTCGACGACCCGGTCGACGTGCTCTTCGGCACCCAACTGGGCGGTGGCACCGACATCAACCGCGCCCTCGCCTACTGCCAGTCGAAGATCACCCGGCCCGCCGACACCGTCGTCGTCCTGATCAGTGATCTCTACGAGGGCGGCATCCGCAACGAGATGCTCAAGCGGGTCGCCGCGATGAAGGCGGCGGGCGTCGAGTTCGTGACCCTGCTGGCCCTGTCCGACGAGGGAGCCCCGGCCTACGACCGCGAACACGCCGCAGCCCTTGCGGCACTTGGGGCGCCGGCCTTCGCCTGCACCCCCGACCTGTTCCCCGAGGTGATGGCCGCGGCGCTGGAGAAACGCCCCCTGCCGACACCCTGACGGCCGCGTCCCGCCCTTTGCTGTGAATCGGTGAATCCCACGAACTTCCAGTTCAACCGTGAGGCGATCTGTGACAGGTATCACCGCTCAGGTGTGATCTGCGATTTAGGGACCCACGTCCCTCGGGGATAACCTGCGGGACGGACATGCCGCGTCCACGGTCACCGTGTGCGCCTTCCTTGTGACAGAGCCGTCACGTTGCCCTCCGCGGCACGCCCACGCAGATAGCAGACAACCGCGAATCACTGCGAATCTTTAAAAAGACAAGGGACGGACGCGCGTGGACCTGTTCGAGTACCAGGCGAGGGACCTCTTCGCCAAGCACGGTGTACCGGTGCTGGCCGGTGAAGTCATCGACACGCCTGAGGCGGCTCGCGAGGCCACCGAGCGGCTGGGCGGCAAGTCGGTCGTCAAGGCGCAGGTGAAGGTCGGCGGCCGTGGCAAGGCCGGTGGCGTGAAGCTGGCCGCCACCCCGGACGAGGCCGTCGCCCGGGCGACGGACATCCTCGGCATGGACATCAAGGGCCACACGGTCCACAAGGTGATGATCGCCGAGACGGCTCCGGAGATCCTGGAGGAGTACTACGTCTCGTACCTCCTCGACCGGACCAACCGCACCTTCCTCGCCATGGCGTCCGTCGCGGGCGGCATGGACATCGAGCAGGTCGCCGAGGAGACCCCGGAGAAGCTCGCCAAGGTCCCGGTGAACGCCAACGAGGGCGTGACCATCGAGAAGGCCCGTGAGATCGTCGCGCTGGCGCAGTTCCCGGCCGAGGTCGCCGAGAAGGTCGCCGAGGTCCTGGTGACCCTGTGGGCGACCTTCATCGCCGAGGACGCGCTCCTCGTCGAGGTCAACCCGCTCGCGAAGGTCGCCTCCGGCGACGTCATCGCGCTCGACGGCAAGGTCTCGCTCGACGAGAACGCCGAGTTCCGCCAGCCGGGTCACGAGGAGTTCGTGGACCACGCGGCCGCGAACCCGCTTGAGGCCGCCGCCAAGGCGAAGAACCTCAACTACGTCAAGCTCGACGGTGAGGTCGGCATCATCGGCAACGGCGCGGGTCTCGTCATGAGCACCCTCGACGTGGTCGCCTACGCCGGTGAGAACCACGGTGGCGTCAAGCCCGCCAACTTCCTGGACATCGGCGGTGGCGCCTCCGCCGCCGTCATGGCCAACGGTCTCGAGATCATCCTCGGCGACCCGGACGTCAAGTCCGTCTTCGTCAACGTCTTCGGTGGCATCACCGCCTGTGACGAGGTCGCCAACGGCATCGTCCAGGCGCTGCAGCTGCTCGCGGACAAGGGCGAGGCGGTCACCAAGCCGCTGGTCGTCCGCCTCGACGGCAACAACGCCGAGCTGGGTCGCAAGATCCTCTCGGACGCCAACCACCCGCTGGTCCAGCGCGTGGACACCATGGACGGCGCGGCCGACAAGGCCGCCGAGCTCGCGGCTGCGAAGTAAGGGCAGAGGTCACAGACTCACATGGCTATCTTCCTCAACAAGGACAGCAAGGTCATCGTCCAGGGCATGACCGGTGCCACGGGCATGAAGCACACCAAGCTGATGCTGGCTGACGGCACCAACATCGTCGGCGGCGTGAACCCGCGCAAGGCCGGCACCACCGTCGACTTCGACGGCACCGAGGTCCCGGTCTTCGGCTCCGTCGCCGAGGCGATGGAGAAGACGGGCGCCAACGTCTCCGTGCTCTTCGTCCCGCCGGCCTTCGCCAAGGCCGCCGTGGTCGAGGCGATCGACGCCGAGATCCCGCTGGCCGTCGTCATCACCGAGGGCATCGCGGTGCACGACTCCGCCGCCTTCTGGGCGTACGCGACCGCCAAGGGCAACAAGACCCGGATCATCGGCCCGAACTGCCCGGGTCTGATCACCCCCGGCCAGTCCAACGCCGGCATCATCCCGGGCGACATCACCAAGCCCGGCAAGATCGGTCTCGTGTCCAAGTCGGGCACGCTGACCTACCAGATGATGTACGAGCTCCGTGACATCGGCTTCACCTCCGCCGTCGGCATCGGTGGCGACCCGGTCATCGGCACCACGCACATCGACGCCCTGGAGGCCTTCGAGGCCGACCCGGAGACCGAGCTCATCGTCATGATCGGCGAGATCGGCGGCGACGCCGAGGAGCGTGCGGCGGACTTCATCGCGAAGAACGTCACCAAGCCGGTCGTCGGCTACGTCGCGGGCTTCACCGCCCCCGAGGGCAAGACCATGGGCCACGCCGGCGCCATCGTCTCCGGCTCCTCCGGCACCGCGCAGGCCAAGAAGGAGGCCCTTGAGGCCGCCGGCGTCAAGGTCGGCAAGACGCCGACCGAGACCGCGAAGCTGGCGCGCGAGATCCTCTCCGCCAAGTAGCCGGTCGCCGTACGGATCCTCGTACGGACGCGCTGACGCACGGGCGTGGCCCGCACCCCCACCGGGGTGCGGGCCACGCCCGTTCTCGTGTCCGTCGGCCGTTCTCATTCGATCCGAGGGGCGATCCGCTCCGGTCCGGCCTCCGGGTCGGCGAGCAGCTTGT encodes:
- a CDS encoding VWA domain-containing protein, yielding MSGTDVVVEGQDVAGSAGGERLRRWRMVLGGGEADGTGCALTGRDAAMDAALGALYGGGGEAGSRKASGARSAGLGGSAPNVARWLGDIRTYFPSSVVQVMQRDAIERLGLAALLLEPEMLEAVEPDVHLVGTLLSLNKAMPETTKETARAVVRKVVEQLEKKLAARTRATLTGALDRSARISRPRHHDIDWDRTIRANLKNYLPEYRTVVPERLIGYGRAAQSVKKEVILCIDQSGSMAASVVYASVFGAVLASMRSIATRLVVFDTAIVDLTDQLDDPVDVLFGTQLGGGTDINRALAYCQSKITRPADTVVVLISDLYEGGIRNEMLKRVAAMKAAGVEFVTLLALSDEGAPAYDREHAAALAALGAPAFACTPDLFPEVMAAALEKRPLPTP
- the sucC gene encoding ADP-forming succinate--CoA ligase subunit beta, which encodes MDLFEYQARDLFAKHGVPVLAGEVIDTPEAAREATERLGGKSVVKAQVKVGGRGKAGGVKLAATPDEAVARATDILGMDIKGHTVHKVMIAETAPEILEEYYVSYLLDRTNRTFLAMASVAGGMDIEQVAEETPEKLAKVPVNANEGVTIEKAREIVALAQFPAEVAEKVAEVLVTLWATFIAEDALLVEVNPLAKVASGDVIALDGKVSLDENAEFRQPGHEEFVDHAAANPLEAAAKAKNLNYVKLDGEVGIIGNGAGLVMSTLDVVAYAGENHGGVKPANFLDIGGGASAAVMANGLEIILGDPDVKSVFVNVFGGITACDEVANGIVQALQLLADKGEAVTKPLVVRLDGNNAELGRKILSDANHPLVQRVDTMDGAADKAAELAAAK
- the sucD gene encoding succinate--CoA ligase subunit alpha translates to MAIFLNKDSKVIVQGMTGATGMKHTKLMLADGTNIVGGVNPRKAGTTVDFDGTEVPVFGSVAEAMEKTGANVSVLFVPPAFAKAAVVEAIDAEIPLAVVITEGIAVHDSAAFWAYATAKGNKTRIIGPNCPGLITPGQSNAGIIPGDITKPGKIGLVSKSGTLTYQMMYELRDIGFTSAVGIGGDPVIGTTHIDALEAFEADPETELIVMIGEIGGDAEERAADFIAKNVTKPVVGYVAGFTAPEGKTMGHAGAIVSGSSGTAQAKKEALEAAGVKVGKTPTETAKLAREILSAK